One segment of Coffea arabica cultivar ET-39 chromosome 7c, Coffea Arabica ET-39 HiFi, whole genome shotgun sequence DNA contains the following:
- the LOC140010590 gene encoding uncharacterized protein — protein sequence MAGHDSWTKTVNASFIYAKCTRAERQTLWSELSSIVGSITWLWLIGGDFNIISTLAEYTDRTPQDLGAISDFNTAISNCRFQELPYTGSSYTWSGIRAGTRIWKQLDRTLVNQQWLGFLSNTSIQHLNRTTFDNSPLVIGSFRHKGMQKEVLYEAHPTKEAREALHCAQGHLLKSFLIQEEDWRQKAGLRWLKDGDCNTRFFHASVREKRTKLVIHRIKDEEGAWVEDEDQIAREAVDFFQRLLTAEEVGEIDELLIHVPELVTANQNVELLREVTMEEVKRVVFDLDKDSAPGADGYTVARDFMAGIPIPKGIASTLIVLLPKKSNPSTFADFRPISLCIFVNKIFTKVSFGVSQSSGRNTTGAPGRTCATPQLRTGLGYVALRTYRGLLAVNCDGGIAIPHPYGPIS from the exons ATGGCGGGGCATGACAGCTGGACCAAGACTGTTAATGCATCGTTTATATATGCCAAGTGTACTAGGGCCGAAAGGCAGACCTTATGGTCCGAATTGAGCTCTATCGTAGGATCGATCACATGGCTGTGGTTAATAGGAGGGGATTTTAACATTATCAGTACACTGGCGGAATACACAGATAGGACACCTCAAGATCTTGGAGCAATCTCTGATTTTAACACAGCCATTTCTAACTGCCGCTTCCAGGAGCTACCATACACCGGCAGCTCCTATACATGGTCGGGCATTAGAGCAGGGACTCGAATCTGGAAGCAATTGGACAGGACGCTAGTCAATCAACAGTGGCTAGGCTTCTTGTCGAATACTTCTATTCAACACCTCAACCGTACCACCTTTGACAACTCGCCATT AGTAATTGGGAGTTTCCGGCATAAGGGTATG CAAAAGGAGGTCCTATATGAAGCACACCCAACGAAGGAGGCAAGGGAGGCCCTTCACTGCGCTCAAGGCCATCTATTGAAAAGCTTTCTCATTCAAGAGGAGGATTGGCGCCAAAAGGCGGGCCTCCGATGGTTGAAGGATGGTGACTGCAACACACGATTTTTCCATGCTTCTGTCCGGGAGAAAAGAACGAAGCTTGTGATTCACCGCATTAAGGATGAGGAGGGGGCATGGGTTGAAGATGAGGACCAAATTGCGCGTGAAGCGGTTGACTTCTTTCAGCGACTCTTAACAGCCGAAGAAGTGGGAGAGATAGACGAATTGCTAATCCACGTCCCCGAGCTTGTTACTGCAAACCAAAATGTGGAATTGTTAAGAGAGGTAACAATGGAGGAGGTAAAAAGGGTTGTTTTCGACCTCGACAAGGATAGTGCTCCAGGTGCGGATGGTTACACAG TGGCTAGAGATTTTATGGCTGGCATACCAATCCCGAAAGGCATTGCTAGTACACTGATTGTTTTGCTCCCGAAGAAGTCTAACCCGTCTACATTTGCAGATTTTCGCCCCATTAGCTTATGCATCTTCGTAAACAAGATTTTTACGAAG GTTTCTTTTGGGGTCAGTCAGAGTTCGGGCCGAAACACCACTGGTGCTCCTGGAAGAACTTGTGCTACCCCACAGCTGAGGACGGGCTTGGGCTACGTTGCTTTGAGGACATACAGGGGGCTTTTAGCTGTAAATTGTGATGGCGGTATTGCAATTCCACATCCCTATGGGCCGATTTCATGA